The following coding sequences lie in one Xylocopa sonorina isolate GNS202 chromosome 7, iyXylSono1_principal, whole genome shotgun sequence genomic window:
- the LOC143425391 gene encoding uncharacterized protein LOC143425391 has product MEKSVDTFTWTSQLKCPPTICNDAVMKVLCSGFVGLMWDDIADIIFSAEEAKTIRKNILLHHLKQGSSNKAIQCTKNISQLKLEQNDLKTQISKLEKEYEQQDFVVRQKAQKLREISSKRSEIRVRRDLLKMKYDQTSTQLNDCIQMKLICQHLMPATCRDLDDKVLKEITDVVTSLWTGADKRQVCNIVLNNLSHIEVPTLRRHLYKNLTEDVDTLIKLEYRKSIDAHEKGINIGIAKIYGQHISMVSKQLSYNARANNHQQNVLEFIEKIEKASNNCTNTSEWLALALEVHKLETEKTSLQEEIERCRDNLHENSTFEFDLTELALEIQNIDTEIAKYVQLVQQSLHLLKSASTNLKQEKEKINLELEEIITIRADGWDSTLLNKDLTIELDIFQDILDLNALRRIMLKGNIGIYKYTKSCFSETFVPVTNLKISNITSHFPLIQTPIYSLIDCYKNLISTSTYKKLESLETEENSNLLQLPTLTYEENNYNTLELLNLSKNVNARTKTEIDEFNTIRDAWVKQSVQKVMEIIDKTVDEATFSEWIERYNLLLYMLKKST; this is encoded by the exons ATGGAAAAATCTGTGGATACATTTACATGGACTAGTCAATTAAAGTGCCCTCCAACAATATGCAACGATGCAGTGATGAAAGT GTTATGCTCAGGATTTGTCGGGCTCATGTGGGATGACATAGCCGATATTATATTTAGTGCCGAAGAAGCAAAGACAATAcgtaaaaatattttactaCACCACTTAAAACAAGGGTCATCAAACAAAGCCATTCAATGTACAAAAAATATATCGCAACTAAAATTAGAACAAAATGATTTAAAGACTCAAATATCCAAGTTAGAAAAAGAATACGAACAACAAGACTTTGTAGTTAGACAAAAAG CGCAAAAACTAAGAGAAATTTCATCCAAACGTTCTGAAATAAGAGTCCGGAGAGATTTGCTCAAGATGAAATACGATCAAACTAGTACACAACTTAACGACTGTAtacaaatgaaattaatttgCCAGCATTTAATGCCAGCAACCTGTAGGGATCTAGATGATAAAGTATTGAAGGAAATAACAGATGTAGTAACAAGTCTTTGGACTGGAGCAGATAAAAGACAG GTATGCAACATAGTATTGAATAATCTTAGTCACATTGAAGTGCCTACACTACGGCGCCACTTATATAAAAATTTAACAGAGGATGTGGATACATTAATTAAATTAGAATATAGGAAATCTATAGATGCACATGAAAAAGGCATAAATATTGGTATTGCTAAAATATATGGGCAGCATATCAGTATGGTATCAAAACAATTATCATATAATGCAAGAGCAAATAACCATCAGCAAAATGTCTTGGAATTTATAGAGAAGATTGAG AAAGCTTCAAACAATTGTACCAATACAAGTGAATGGTTGGCATTAGCATTGGAAGTCCATAAATTGGAAACTGAAAAAACAAGTTTGCAAGAAGAGATTGAAAGATGTCGAGATAATTTACATGAAAATAGCACATTTGAATTTGATTTAACGGAATTAGCTTTGGAAATTCAAAACATCGATACTGAAATT GCAAAATATGTACAACTTGTGCAGCAATCGTTGCATCTTTTGAAATCCGCATCAACGAATCTTaagcaagaaaaagaaaaaattaatttagaaTTGGAAGAAATAATAACAATACGAGCTGATGGTTGGGACTCTACATTGCTGAATAAAGATTTAACTATTGAATTAGATATATTTCAAGATATTTTAGATCTTAATGCTTTAAGGAGAATCATGTTAAAAGGAAACATTGGAATTTACAA GTACACAAAAAGCTGTTTCAGCGAAACTTTTGTTCCAGTTACCaatttaaaaatttcaaatattacatcacattttccCCTAATTCAAACACCAATATATTCTTTAATAGATTGTTATAAGAATTTAATTTCAACGTCTACTTATAAGAAGTTGGAATCTTTAGAAACTGAAGAAaattcgaatttacttcaattaCCGACACTAACGTatgaagaaaataattataatactCTTGAACTTCTGAATTTGTCAAAAAATGTTAATGCAAGAACGAAAACAGAGATTGATGAATTTAATACAATTCGAGATGCTTG GGTAAAACAATCGGTTCAAAAAGTAATGGAAATTATCGACAAAACTGTAGATGAGGCTACATTTTCAGAATGGATTGAACGTTACAATTTGTTGTTATATATGTTAAAGAAATCTACATGA